From Pongo pygmaeus isolate AG05252 chromosome 1, NHGRI_mPonPyg2-v2.0_pri, whole genome shotgun sequence, one genomic window encodes:
- the GREM2 gene encoding gremlin-2 gives MFWKLSLSLFLVAVLVKVAEARKNRPAGAIPSPYKDGSSNNSERWQHQIKEVLASSQEALVVTERKYLKSDWCKTQPLRQTVSEEGCRSRTILNRFCYGQCNSFYIPRHVKKEEESFQSCAFCKPQRVTSVLVELECPGLDPPFRLKKIQKVKQCRCMSVNLSDSDKQ, from the coding sequence ATGTTCTGGAAGCTTTCCCTGTCCTTGTTCCTGGTGGCGGTGCTGGTGAAGGTGGCGGAAGCCCGGAAGAACCGGCCGGCGGGCGCCATCCCCTCGCCTTACAAGGACGGTAGCAGCAACAACTCGGAGAGATGGCAGCACCAGATCAAGGAGGtgctggcctccagccaggaggccCTGGTGGTCACCGAGCGCAAGTACCTCAAGAGTGACTGGTGCAAGACGCAGCCGCTGCGGCAGACGGTGAGCGAGGAGGGCTGCCGGAGCCGCACCATCCTCAACCGCTTCTGCTACGGCCAGTGCAACTCCTTCTACATCCCGCGGCAcgtgaagaaggaggaggagtccTTCCAGTCCTGCGCCTTCTGCAAGCCCCAGCGCGTCACCTCCGTCCTCGTGGAGCTCGAATGCCCCGGCCTGGACCCACCCTTCCGACTCAAGAAAATCCAGAAGGTGAAGCAGTGCCGGTGCATGTCCGTGAACCTGAGCGACTCGGACAAGCAGTGA